A single region of the Nitrosomonas sp. Is79A3 genome encodes:
- the amrA gene encoding AmmeMemoRadiSam system protein A, with translation MSHEKNEQGKVLLQIARTAISRALRVRSASTAEVNENMPWLSEPGATFVTLTQWGELRGCIGSLQACDPLIEDVSNNAVSAALYDPRFSPLAADELETVSVEVSLLSELQPFDFSSEADVLAQLRPDIDGIVFEYGPYRSTFLPQVWESFPQPQQFLARLKSKARLSEDFWAEDVKLSRYTVSKWCESDYSKEYVNG, from the coding sequence ATGTCACATGAAAAAAATGAGCAAGGAAAAGTTTTGTTGCAAATTGCACGTACGGCTATTTCCCGTGCTTTGCGCGTGCGCAGTGCATCTACAGCAGAGGTTAATGAAAATATGCCATGGCTATCCGAGCCGGGAGCAACGTTTGTCACTTTGACGCAGTGGGGTGAATTGCGGGGTTGTATCGGTTCGCTGCAAGCTTGTGACCCATTGATTGAGGATGTGAGCAATAATGCGGTATCGGCCGCATTGTACGATCCCCGTTTTTCACCATTGGCGGCTGATGAATTGGAGACAGTCAGCGTCGAAGTGTCATTGCTTTCCGAATTGCAGCCGTTTGATTTTAGCAGCGAAGCCGATGTGCTGGCGCAATTGCGCCCGGATATCGACGGGATTGTGTTCGAATATGGGCCATATCGCAGCACATTCTTACCCCAGGTATGGGAAAGTTTTCCGCAACCGCAGCAATTTCTTGCCCGGTTAAAGTCCAAGGCCAGATTATCTGAGGATTTCTGGGCTGAAGATGTCAAGTTATCCCGCTATACCGTGAGTAAATGGTGTGAGTCTGATTATTCTAAGGAGTATGTCAATGGATGA
- the amrB gene encoding AmmeMemoRadiSam system protein B has product MTTIRSPAVAGLFYPADAWQLEQDVQHLLAMAEFHDTKPKALIVPHAGYVYSGAIAATAYASIYSVAAAIRRVVLLGPAHRVAVQGLALPGVDVFDTPLGRVKLDTDLVNAIAHLPQVTVSKEAHVLEHSLEVQLPFLQKVLSDFTLLPLAVGMTSAEAVAEVLEQLWGGEETLIVISSDLSHYLPYATAQRVDSKTVQSIVQLRQPIDHDQACGSTAINGLIIAAQQHHLTPYLLDLRNSGDTAGSRDQVVGYAAIAFN; this is encoded by the coding sequence ATGACTACGATTCGTTCGCCTGCCGTGGCAGGCTTGTTTTATCCCGCTGATGCATGGCAGCTTGAACAGGATGTTCAGCACTTGCTTGCAATGGCGGAATTTCATGATACCAAACCCAAAGCATTGATTGTTCCACATGCGGGGTATGTGTATTCCGGTGCAATCGCTGCGACAGCGTATGCCAGCATATATTCTGTTGCAGCAGCAATCCGGCGCGTCGTATTGCTCGGCCCTGCGCATCGTGTCGCAGTGCAGGGTCTGGCTTTGCCGGGAGTGGATGTTTTTGACACGCCCCTGGGCAGAGTGAAACTAGATACGGATTTAGTCAACGCGATTGCCCATTTACCCCAAGTGACCGTCAGTAAGGAAGCGCACGTGCTGGAACACTCCCTGGAAGTGCAATTGCCATTCCTGCAAAAGGTTTTGAGCGATTTTACCTTGCTGCCGCTGGCGGTCGGCATGACATCGGCAGAAGCAGTGGCTGAAGTGCTGGAGCAGTTGTGGGGCGGTGAAGAGACATTGATTGTGATCAGTTCGGATCTTTCGCACTATTTGCCGTATGCGACGGCACAGCGTGTAGACAGTAAAACGGTTCAGTCCATAGTGCAGTTACGGCAGCCGATTGACCATGATCAGGCGTGCGGGAGTACAGCCATTAACGGCTTGATCATTGCCGCTCAACAGCATCATCTGACACCATATTTGCTGGATCTGAGAAACTCCGGAGATACCGCAGGTTCGCGCGATCAAGTGGTCGGTTATGCGGCGATTGCATTTAACTAA
- a CDS encoding cytoplasmic protein — MRDVTDTKTFYASSKQQGKPLDAPTLVSEFGGRYSTQLGIQLSDLDAAEIYKWLLAALLYGAPISEKIATHTWRVLERNGLLTPESIVRTGWDGLVNLLDEGGYARYDHKTATKMLTVSQTLLDRYAGNLNHLHAAALDSDDLTQRIMNLGKGIGPVTEQIFLRELRGRWHKAMPPLAQLAFQAAHALGFLPQDCHNDDQSALIRLQDLWEKSGMFLLNFPDFEAALVRYGLWLRHQSNAIKIPE, encoded by the coding sequence ATGCGTGATGTAACCGATACAAAAACATTTTATGCATCCTCTAAGCAGCAGGGAAAACCGCTGGATGCGCCAACATTGGTGTCTGAATTCGGCGGGCGCTATTCCACGCAATTGGGTATTCAACTGAGTGACCTGGATGCGGCGGAAATTTACAAGTGGTTGCTTGCTGCCCTATTATATGGCGCGCCTATTTCAGAAAAGATCGCCACGCATACGTGGCGGGTACTTGAGCGTAACGGACTTTTGACACCGGAAAGTATTGTCCGCACGGGTTGGGATGGATTGGTGAATCTACTCGATGAAGGCGGTTATGCACGCTATGATCACAAAACAGCGACCAAAATGCTTACAGTCAGTCAAACCTTGCTGGATCGTTATGCAGGGAATCTAAACCATCTGCACGCCGCCGCTTTGGATTCGGATGATCTCACGCAACGTATCATGAACCTTGGCAAAGGGATAGGCCCGGTGACGGAACAGATTTTTTTGCGAGAATTGCGCGGCCGCTGGCATAAGGCAATGCCGCCGCTTGCGCAATTGGCTTTTCAAGCAGCTCATGCGCTGGGATTTCTTCCACAAGATTGTCATAATGATGATCAGTCGGCGTTGATCCGTCTGCAGGATCTATGGGAAAAGTCGGGTATGTTCTTGTTAAACTTTCCCGATTTTGAAGCAGCGTTGGTTCGCTATGGGTTATGGCTACGTCATCAAAGCAATGCAATTAAGATTCCGGAATAG
- a CDS encoding lipase, which yields MKSWNSYLIRIISFSVLMVTAQMTQALPDECTDLTAPATFLEANSLVCLQKIIVTDSSGDQLYKASLQWLGVDNPNRFKLLTVEFDDASEENSPAFSFLNGVLTLPKIDVPQLYGTERYTVSLAWVTDTDMDTDDPVSVFELKTVALYNNPGYFPNTTWKPYGMLLPDERRAVDLLGRSIPYAKLADAIYDFDNVAVDAWQLIESNGKSSGMDAGVYRNRDTNELALVFRGTETCDFPCSFKELEDTASDAIADAAIGIGTVSDQFKDAFRFAQDVVGRHPGVKITVAGHSLGGGLAQAIGAVLGLETFAFNSSPVPDHFFDTYTITLPNEEIQELIYVIADVHDPVSNTDNTGKFYLDSHHVTPLIQFDFDLKEIMPGHSADLEDLRIDRHSITRFTNNATNLLNTYRDGW from the coding sequence ATGAAAAGCTGGAATTCGTATTTAATCAGAATAATCAGTTTTTCCGTTCTGATGGTTACTGCGCAAATGACGCAGGCATTGCCGGATGAGTGTACGGATTTGACCGCACCGGCCACTTTTCTGGAAGCAAACAGTCTTGTCTGTTTGCAAAAAATCATCGTGACCGATTCATCGGGTGATCAGCTATACAAAGCATCATTGCAATGGCTAGGAGTGGATAATCCGAACCGGTTTAAATTGTTAACTGTGGAGTTTGACGATGCTTCTGAGGAGAATAGTCCTGCCTTCTCATTTCTCAATGGCGTGCTGACTTTACCCAAGATCGATGTTCCGCAGCTTTATGGTACTGAGCGCTACACCGTCAGCTTAGCTTGGGTGACGGATACCGATATGGATACTGATGATCCGGTCTCGGTGTTTGAACTGAAAACCGTTGCCCTATACAACAATCCTGGATATTTTCCCAATACGACTTGGAAACCTTATGGCATGCTACTTCCCGATGAGAGGCGTGCGGTTGATTTGCTGGGGCGGTCTATTCCCTATGCAAAACTTGCTGATGCGATATATGATTTTGATAATGTTGCGGTTGATGCTTGGCAGTTAATAGAATCCAATGGAAAAAGTTCCGGAATGGATGCCGGTGTCTATAGAAACCGCGATACCAATGAATTAGCACTGGTATTTCGTGGCACTGAAACTTGTGATTTTCCTTGCTCATTTAAGGAATTGGAAGATACTGCCAGTGATGCGATAGCAGATGCCGCCATAGGGATTGGTACAGTCAGTGATCAATTTAAAGATGCGTTTAGATTTGCTCAAGATGTGGTCGGCCGGCATCCTGGCGTTAAAATTACTGTCGCGGGGCATTCTTTAGGCGGCGGATTGGCACAAGCGATTGGTGCAGTTCTGGGATTGGAAACATTTGCATTTAATTCTTCGCCTGTTCCGGATCATTTCTTTGATACTTACACTATTACGTTACCAAACGAAGAGATTCAAGAATTAATTTATGTGATTGCCGATGTTCATGATCCGGTTTCTAATACCGATAATACCGGAAAGTTTTATTTAGATTCTCATCATGTAACACCGCTTATTCAATTTGATTTTGATTTAAAAGAAATCATGCCGGGCCATTCAGCCGATCTGGAAGATCTAAGAATTGACCGTCACAGTATTACCCGGTTTACTAATAATGCAACCAATCTATTGAATACTTACCGGGATGGGTGGTAA
- a CDS encoding FxDxF family PEP-CTERM protein, with product MKNSFRVKVLSILAVLCFGMGSASASSLYGPSFSHNGANWDAIFGNNNVTGAFNDIFPFYLPAGAGGDGGGSVISGFAQTGPDVYITRFTLFDITTNTIIDTGSLTPGIFKAISFPGPLNPTDHYALVVKGGLLPAGHGSGSYAGNFHISPIPEPETYAMLLAGLGLLGFMARRRKESI from the coding sequence ATGAAAAATAGTTTCCGGGTAAAAGTATTATCGATTCTTGCAGTATTGTGTTTTGGTATGGGTTCAGCCAGTGCTTCTTCGTTGTATGGACCAAGCTTCAGTCATAATGGGGCGAATTGGGATGCCATTTTTGGCAACAATAACGTTACTGGGGCCTTTAATGATATTTTTCCTTTTTATTTACCCGCCGGTGCGGGGGGTGATGGAGGAGGTAGTGTAATATCCGGTTTCGCGCAAACTGGCCCCGATGTATATATTACAAGATTTACTTTATTTGATATTACGACGAATACAATTATCGACACAGGCTCACTAACTCCTGGTATTTTTAAGGCTATTAGTTTTCCGGGCCCTTTAAATCCTACTGATCACTATGCGCTTGTCGTGAAAGGCGGCCTCCTCCCCGCAGGCCATGGCAGTGGTTCATATGCTGGAAATTTTCATATTTCCCCAATCCCTGAACCGGAAACTTATGCCATGCTGTTGGCTGGCTTAGGTTTGCTCGGATTTATGGCACGCCGCAGAAAAGAAAGCATTTAA
- a CDS encoding FAD:protein FMN transferase, which yields MAHLKYCHYDFKAMGSPCSIQLYAGSAQKAKRAAKVAMDDVYRLEAKYSRYRTDSFLSEINRIAAQGGHIRVDDETAGLIDYADTCYQQSDGLFDITSGILRRAWDFKSGIIPAQEAIASLLEMIGWRKINWQRPLLVFTIPGMEIDFGGVVKEYAVDRAASLCRDAGINHGIVNLGGDIKIIGPHDDGSPWRIAIRHPRKPGGILQTLLLHSGALASSGDYERCITLNGVRYGHVLNPKTGQPVNYMAAVSVIGEFCVVAGSASTIAMLKEEDGPAWLDALGLPHLWVNVQGESGGSLMEERL from the coding sequence ATGGCTCATCTAAAGTACTGTCACTATGATTTTAAAGCGATGGGTTCACCCTGCTCGATTCAGCTTTATGCTGGCAGTGCTCAGAAAGCGAAGCGTGCAGCCAAAGTTGCCATGGATGACGTGTATCGTCTGGAGGCTAAATATTCCCGCTATCGCACTGACAGTTTCTTATCCGAAATTAACCGTATCGCAGCACAAGGCGGTCACATTAGAGTGGATGATGAAACTGCCGGGTTAATCGACTACGCAGACACCTGTTATCAACAAAGTGATGGCCTATTTGATATTACTTCCGGGATTCTGCGCCGCGCCTGGGATTTTAAATCGGGAATCATACCTGCGCAGGAAGCGATTGCATCTCTGCTCGAAATGATAGGCTGGCGTAAAATAAACTGGCAACGGCCGCTCCTGGTATTTACTATTCCCGGTATGGAAATAGATTTTGGCGGGGTAGTCAAGGAATACGCCGTCGATCGTGCCGCTTCATTATGCCGGGATGCTGGGATTAATCATGGCATCGTTAATCTGGGCGGTGACATCAAAATTATTGGCCCGCATGATGATGGCAGCCCCTGGCGTATCGCTATCCGCCATCCACGCAAACCCGGCGGCATATTACAAACACTGCTGCTGCATTCCGGCGCACTGGCAAGCAGTGGCGATTACGAACGGTGCATTACCTTAAATGGCGTGCGCTACGGTCATGTGTTGAATCCAAAAACCGGCCAGCCGGTCAATTATATGGCGGCAGTCAGCGTCATCGGTGAGTTTTGTGTCGTCGCCGGTAGCGCATCGACTATCGCTATGCTGAAAGAAGAAGATGGTCCTGCATGGCTTGATGCACTCGGGTTGCCGCACTTATGGGTCAATGTGCAAGGAGAATCAGGCGGATCGTTGATGGAAGAGAGGTTGTGA
- a CDS encoding DUF3570 domain-containing protein: MPQRPGSNHQLKNPEVQSAKPRNTTLQALTSAALVLPGLLITSGHAAGTDRINFQYSRYQEGERNLYGAPNSLKPISADVLHGSGIFSLTDRTKFSFGYTQDTWSGATPVTTTPLATNGGNRPYTVNGVVAGASPILNSTILLDRDLNPIGTDPITKQSTGVVDSRSVLVMSSASPETRRQANFGLSHEWNESAVNVGGGFSRERDYQSSFGNIGGRLDFNQKLTSVKFGGGYTHSQVGAILDGDSSPYITKTAYAQQIVNRNGSEILRGNRQDWIANVGLTQVLSKNALIDANIGYTHSNGFLENPYKATSIIFIDPASLNKSTITGDVRALIEQRPDIRNQVALNAKYVHYVSPFNAAMHLGYRLSVDDWGVNTHTFDASWVQPIGSGWTLTPRIRYYSQDSASFYRPYLFSQQAYRRQETDSLGRQVWFDGKNPAIQYFGSDPFNLVDQNGNPVDGFLANPQPKTTLFDAGKLPDNFSSDHRLAGFGALSGGVILSKILGKGVALEAGFEYYTRASSMQIGNGGNNSFADFDYYVANAAVKFDIEPVTSLPIGGSGGSSDSHRHNSSHHHHKIPPAGIMFGHMLDKPGDFMAGYRFMYNWTGGNMMHGTHKTSDQAIIDQGCGNGSCQFTPTYMDMRMHMVDLMYAPTRWLNVMLMPTFMDMDMNLRQLAGAKIDTSGAHGHHGAAGHETGAIGDTYFSSLIKLLNIPGHRVHANLGFSAPTGKVDIEVRRTHQADGGLIHFGMQLGSGTWDFTPSLTYAGEKSRWSWGTQLSGVKRMEDQNKSGYRLGDVFQATTWGGYDLAHWLTATVRGIYTWQDAIQRDFNQFSARIGPMDFPANYGGQFWDVGLGLNARIPGGRFAGNRFGFEWIQPVKSDFNGFQLDRQGALSATWSYRF; encoded by the coding sequence ATGCCCCAACGCCCGGGCAGCAATCATCAATTAAAAAATCCGGAAGTACAGTCTGCAAAGCCAAGAAATACTACGCTACAAGCATTAACCTCGGCAGCGCTTGTATTGCCCGGTCTATTGATAACTTCAGGGCACGCGGCAGGTACAGATCGAATCAATTTTCAATACAGCCGTTACCAGGAAGGTGAACGCAATCTTTATGGTGCTCCGAATAGCTTAAAACCAATCAGCGCCGATGTTTTGCATGGCAGTGGCATTTTTTCTCTCACCGATCGCACCAAATTTTCTTTTGGCTATACGCAAGATACTTGGTCAGGCGCAACACCTGTAACTACAACGCCATTGGCTACCAATGGCGGTAATCGTCCGTATACCGTCAATGGGGTAGTGGCCGGTGCCTCGCCTATTCTGAATAGCACAATACTTTTAGACCGAGATCTAAATCCCATTGGAACTGATCCCATTACTAAACAATCAACGGGCGTTGTTGATAGCCGATCCGTCCTCGTCATGTCGTCTGCTTCTCCGGAAACACGCCGGCAAGCTAATTTTGGTTTGAGTCATGAGTGGAATGAGTCGGCTGTGAACGTGGGCGGGGGATTTTCCAGAGAAAGAGATTATCAATCGAGCTTTGGCAATATCGGTGGCCGCCTGGATTTTAATCAGAAACTGACCAGCGTTAAATTTGGCGGCGGCTATACGCACAGTCAAGTCGGCGCAATTCTCGATGGCGATTCATCTCCGTATATCACCAAAACTGCGTATGCACAGCAAATTGTTAATCGTAATGGTTCCGAGATTTTGCGGGGTAATCGCCAGGACTGGATCGCAAACGTTGGCCTAACCCAGGTATTGAGTAAAAATGCATTGATAGACGCCAATATTGGCTACACGCATAGCAACGGATTTCTGGAGAATCCTTACAAAGCAACCTCGATCATCTTTATTGATCCGGCCAGTTTGAACAAAAGTACAATTACTGGGGATGTGCGTGCTCTGATCGAGCAGCGGCCGGATATTCGTAATCAAGTAGCCTTAAACGCTAAGTATGTTCACTATGTCAGTCCGTTTAATGCGGCCATGCACCTGGGCTACAGGTTATCGGTAGACGATTGGGGCGTGAATACGCATACCTTTGATGCAAGCTGGGTGCAGCCGATTGGAAGCGGGTGGACTTTGACGCCGCGGATTCGTTATTATTCACAAGATTCTGCCAGTTTTTACCGTCCTTATTTATTTTCTCAGCAAGCTTACCGGAGACAAGAAACCGATAGTCTCGGACGACAAGTCTGGTTTGATGGGAAAAATCCCGCTATCCAGTATTTTGGTAGCGATCCTTTTAATCTGGTTGATCAAAACGGTAATCCGGTTGATGGGTTTTTGGCTAATCCACAGCCTAAAACAACGTTGTTTGATGCTGGAAAATTACCCGATAATTTTTCCAGCGATCATCGCTTGGCAGGGTTTGGCGCGCTAAGCGGCGGCGTGATATTGAGTAAAATTCTCGGCAAAGGCGTCGCGCTGGAAGCCGGTTTTGAATACTATACGCGTGCCAGTTCGATGCAGATTGGTAATGGCGGAAATAACAGTTTTGCTGATTTTGATTATTATGTAGCGAATGCGGCGGTAAAGTTTGATATTGAACCGGTTACTTCGCTGCCGATTGGTGGTTCAGGTGGATCTTCCGATTCACATCGTCATAACTCCTCGCATCACCATCACAAAATTCCCCCTGCGGGTATCATGTTTGGTCATATGCTCGATAAACCCGGAGATTTTATGGCGGGTTATCGATTTATGTATAACTGGACCGGTGGAAATATGATGCATGGCACACATAAAACGAGTGATCAAGCGATCATTGATCAAGGGTGCGGGAACGGTTCGTGTCAATTTACGCCCACATACATGGATATGCGTATGCATATGGTTGATCTGATGTATGCACCAACTAGGTGGCTCAATGTCATGCTGATGCCTACCTTTATGGATATGGATATGAATTTGCGCCAATTAGCCGGGGCAAAAATCGACACTTCGGGAGCACATGGACATCATGGTGCAGCGGGACATGAAACAGGTGCCATAGGCGATACCTATTTTTCATCATTGATTAAGTTGCTAAATATCCCCGGGCATCGTGTCCATGCGAATTTAGGATTCAGTGCACCAACCGGAAAAGTGGATATCGAAGTGCGGCGTACGCATCAAGCGGATGGCGGGTTGATTCATTTTGGCATGCAACTGGGTAGCGGCACCTGGGATTTTACGCCCAGTCTGACATATGCCGGAGAAAAGAGCCGCTGGTCTTGGGGTACACAGTTGAGCGGTGTTAAGCGTATGGAAGATCAAAATAAATCAGGCTACCGTTTGGGTGATGTGTTCCAGGCGACAACTTGGGGCGGTTACGATTTAGCCCATTGGCTGACTGCCACCGTGCGTGGCATATACACTTGGCAAGATGCCATACAGCGAGACTTTAATCAATTTAGTGCGCGTATCGGTCCGATGGATTTTCCGGCGAATTATGGCGGACAATTCTGGGATGTCGGGTTGGGATTGAACGCCAGAATTCCCGGCGGACGGTTCGCCGGTAACCGTTTCGGTTTCGAATGGATACAACCGGTCAAGAGTGATTTCAACGGATTCCAGCTGGATCGTCAGGGAGCCCTGTCAGCGACCTGGAGTTACCGGTTTTAA
- a CDS encoding DUF4266 domain-containing protein, producing MTEIFLTDMKRNQHVIVKLVLLICVGLSAGCAHVSAWERGNLAKPQMELDPYPLQSEIQSHNYSSREAAPSHKSSAGGGGCGCY from the coding sequence ATGACAGAGATTTTCTTAACTGATATGAAAAGAAATCAACATGTTATAGTTAAATTGGTCCTTTTAATTTGTGTCGGGCTATCGGCCGGTTGTGCCCATGTGAGTGCCTGGGAACGAGGAAATCTGGCAAAGCCGCAGATGGAATTGGATCCCTACCCGTTGCAAAGTGAAATACAGTCACACAATTACAGTAGCCGCGAAGCGGCGCCAAGCCATAAATCTTCTGCAGGTGGTGGCGGTTGCGGTTGTTATTAA
- a CDS encoding TlpA disulfide reductase family protein, with translation MKKIKLLFLIFSMWCLFATASFAEHLDQVSPSCTLTTLDGSPAHNLQELKGEVVYVDFWASWCPPCVKSFSFLNQLDHDLKDKGLHVIGVNLDEKIKDAQEFLVKYPANFSIVVDSNKECAKVFEVMAMPTSYVIDRKGTIRHIHQGFRPGETEELRALITQLVMEHP, from the coding sequence ATGAAAAAAATAAAATTATTATTTTTGATATTTTCAATGTGGTGTCTGTTTGCAACCGCATCATTTGCGGAGCACCTGGATCAGGTATCCCCTTCCTGTACATTGACGACATTGGATGGTAGCCCTGCGCATAATTTACAAGAACTGAAGGGAGAAGTTGTCTATGTGGATTTCTGGGCATCGTGGTGCCCGCCCTGCGTAAAATCCTTTTCTTTTCTAAATCAACTGGATCATGATTTGAAGGATAAGGGTTTGCATGTAATCGGTGTCAATCTGGATGAAAAAATTAAAGATGCTCAGGAATTTCTTGTTAAGTATCCGGCTAATTTTTCCATTGTTGTAGACTCAAATAAAGAATGTGCCAAGGTTTTTGAAGTAATGGCTATGCCAACATCCTATGTCATAGACCGGAAAGGAACCATTCGCCATATTCATCAAGGATTCCGCCCTGGCGAAACTGAAGAATTGCGTGCTTTAATTACGCAACTCGTGATGGAACATCCCTAG
- a CDS encoding fused MFS/spermidine synthase gives MNPSVSTQVLNRAWLYCTVFLTGAAVMVIELLGTRLIAPFYGASLYVWTSVISVTLIALALGYYIGGRWADRAKNTGLALIIALSGLLTLLIPWLTGPILLATDSLGLRMGVFVSTLVLFSPSLIMLGMIGPFAVKLATSSLEGVGASAGSIYAVSTIGSVIGTLFLGFYLFPQVGTREIFLGLGIALFLLALGVAYFERKHLSLIITLPPVAVLTAIGIILLPRIADLANNPQNADTHKVQFEQESLYGWVRVIDKPAENFRLLTVDASTIGAASLSHGENVLTYQRIVNLLPALAPNIKRALLVGQGAGHMAMTLKEHGIVTDTLEIDPAVAEAASRYFGFTPTGQTIIGDARYEIRQLSGPYDLIILDVFTGGSEPTHLLTVEALAQLHGLLTNQGILALNFVSFLDNGKNAALVSVAKTLARVFPHQQVFISDPDTDFNDFIFLATNHAINLNDASFPDTHRTWLQQRLVNIDHSQGVTLTDNLSSLEHLQIRKSEHYRRMIVDLFGTSHFIR, from the coding sequence ATGAATCCTTCTGTTTCAACACAAGTATTAAACCGGGCTTGGCTTTACTGCACTGTCTTTTTGACCGGCGCCGCGGTTATGGTGATAGAGCTGTTAGGAACACGGCTGATCGCGCCATTTTATGGCGCCAGTCTTTACGTCTGGACATCGGTCATTTCGGTTACATTAATTGCGCTGGCACTCGGTTACTACATTGGCGGCCGCTGGGCTGATAGAGCCAAAAATACAGGTCTAGCATTAATCATTGCGCTCTCCGGATTACTGACACTGCTAATACCTTGGTTAACGGGCCCTATTTTGCTCGCCACTGACTCTCTTGGCTTACGCATGGGCGTTTTTGTCAGCACGCTCGTATTATTCTCACCCAGCCTGATCATGTTGGGAATGATTGGACCTTTTGCGGTTAAACTGGCTACCTCCAGCCTGGAAGGTGTTGGTGCCAGCGCCGGTTCTATTTATGCTGTCAGTACTATAGGCAGTGTTATTGGGACTTTATTTCTAGGCTTTTATTTGTTTCCACAGGTCGGTACACGTGAAATCTTTCTGGGCTTGGGTATTGCTTTGTTCCTGCTCGCTTTGGGCGTAGCCTATTTTGAACGCAAACACTTGAGTTTGATAATTACGCTGCCACCCGTCGCGGTACTAACCGCTATTGGGATTATTTTATTACCACGTATAGCTGATTTAGCTAATAACCCCCAAAATGCAGACACTCACAAGGTTCAGTTTGAACAGGAAAGCCTGTACGGCTGGGTTCGCGTAATCGACAAACCGGCAGAAAATTTTCGCTTATTGACGGTGGATGCTTCAACCATTGGTGCAGCCAGTCTCAGTCACGGAGAGAATGTTCTGACTTATCAGCGAATAGTCAATTTATTGCCCGCCTTGGCACCCAACATTAAACGTGCGCTTCTAGTTGGCCAAGGTGCCGGTCATATGGCCATGACTTTGAAAGAACACGGCATAGTGACTGATACACTGGAAATTGATCCGGCGGTTGCTGAAGCAGCAAGCAGATATTTCGGTTTTACACCAACCGGTCAAACGATTATCGGCGATGCACGCTATGAAATTCGTCAGCTTAGCGGCCCCTATGATTTAATCATCCTGGATGTGTTTACAGGCGGCTCGGAACCAACGCACTTACTGACCGTTGAAGCGCTAGCCCAATTACATGGCTTACTGACAAACCAAGGGATACTTGCGCTTAATTTCGTTTCATTTCTGGACAACGGGAAAAATGCAGCACTGGTTTCCGTGGCGAAAACACTGGCCCGAGTCTTTCCACATCAACAAGTATTTATTTCCGATCCGGATACCGATTTCAATGATTTTATTTTTCTTGCCACAAATCACGCAATCAATCTAAACGATGCATCATTCCCCGATACGCATCGCACTTGGTTACAACAGCGGCTCGTGAATATTGATCACTCTCAGGGTGTGACACTAACCGACAATCTCAGTTCGCTTGAACACTTACAGATCCGCAAATCCGAGCATTATCGGCGAATGATCGTTGATTTATTTGGGACCAGTCACTTTATCCGCTAA